Proteins encoded in a region of the Chryseobacterium piperi genome:
- a CDS encoding DUF5458 family protein: MDSKLQAAENQQQGQQQHSGQPKGNPLAELNKIGGFGFVESVVDGIANMNPTRKARKEIFLNDNNKGDERKELLQKINLWVSLLEGNESADKMADTCKHKAQQAEQNLKTNLKNTLDTVRQLETSYRTVAQFYKNTELDKVDNVSIVNASLDQLSDLDNPLFIDAIAEEFKSYYDRLDLRDNYSILAIPGYLGSNKVIEKWAKICNENKVMMVTDFANLDKPDDVVDLFHSANLTGGELHRSNVIMTCNWLVGRGRAEEVGEEENVELPPSTSLAGKIHKTLMSQVAAGKKHGNINEVDAVKFELKKSEISQLEKMGLVPMVNEYGKIMAFSAKTLFTGDNIGLQTYSVVRVFDYVTKVLLDFLNRRAFENWNAKNEDDLRRQIVTFLDGIKGPDKLIEKFKIVRFEQDKVNKDRVWLDIRLTPYFPTKSFVIKLDGHKGDDGNEWDAEYAQE, from the coding sequence ATGGATAGTAAATTACAGGCGGCAGAAAACCAGCAACAAGGTCAGCAACAACATTCTGGACAACCGAAAGGGAATCCTCTTGCCGAGCTCAACAAAATTGGTGGGTTTGGTTTTGTAGAATCTGTTGTGGATGGTATCGCCAACATGAATCCGACAAGGAAAGCTAGGAAAGAAATATTCCTTAACGATAATAATAAAGGAGACGAAAGAAAAGAATTACTTCAGAAAATCAACCTGTGGGTTAGTCTTCTGGAAGGAAATGAGTCTGCTGATAAAATGGCTGATACCTGCAAGCATAAAGCACAGCAGGCTGAGCAGAATTTAAAGACTAATCTAAAAAATACACTCGATACCGTTCGTCAGTTGGAAACTTCTTACAGAACAGTAGCACAGTTTTATAAAAATACGGAACTCGATAAAGTTGATAACGTAAGCATTGTTAACGCAAGTCTTGATCAACTTTCAGATCTGGACAATCCACTCTTTATCGATGCTATTGCCGAGGAATTTAAAAGCTATTACGATCGTTTAGACCTTAGAGATAATTACTCTATTCTTGCCATTCCTGGTTATCTGGGATCCAATAAAGTTATTGAAAAATGGGCAAAAATATGTAATGAAAACAAGGTAATGATGGTTACGGATTTCGCTAATCTTGATAAACCGGATGACGTTGTAGACTTATTCCATTCTGCCAACCTTACAGGAGGAGAACTTCATAGAAGTAATGTAATTATGACCTGTAACTGGCTTGTAGGACGTGGCAGAGCAGAAGAGGTAGGAGAAGAAGAAAATGTAGAACTTCCACCTTCCACTTCATTAGCCGGTAAAATCCACAAAACATTGATGTCTCAGGTAGCCGCAGGTAAAAAACACGGGAATATTAATGAGGTGGATGCCGTAAAATTCGAGTTGAAGAAAAGTGAAATTTCCCAGCTGGAAAAAATGGGACTAGTCCCGATGGTCAATGAATATGGAAAGATCATGGCTTTCTCTGCTAAAACATTATTTACAGGAGATAATATCGGACTTCAAACCTATTCGGTAGTTCGTGTATTTGATTACGTAACTAAAGTATTGCTGGATTTCTTGAACAGAAGAGCTTTTGAAAACTGGAATGCGAAGAATGAAGACGATCTGAGAAGACAGATTGTTACCTTCCTTGATGGAATCAAAGGTCCGGATAAACTTATTGAAAAGTTCAAAATTGTTCGTTTTGAACAGGATAAAGTGAATAAAGACAGAGTATGGCTGGACATTCGTTTAACTCCTTATTTTCCTACAAAAAGTTTTGTTATTAAACTGGATGGCCACAAAGGAGATGATGGTAACGAATGGGATGCTGAATACGCTCAGGAATAA
- a CDS encoding type VI secretion system contractile sheath small subunit, which yields MAMFNYGVGGNEIKVDANEAIQEIQENKSLIVSQLTTDETYTPEIVTGLKTVDDVFKHFQPSVSVQHETEDGSAVEEEFRFQNLADFTPKNLTQKSNYLQQLSMEQEQYNKIVRQLKTNKILRNMLENEQTRAAFVEVLKEVAQELEK from the coding sequence ATGGCAATGTTTAATTATGGTGTTGGCGGAAACGAGATAAAAGTAGACGCTAATGAAGCTATTCAGGAAATCCAGGAAAACAAGTCATTAATTGTAAGTCAGCTTACAACCGATGAAACGTATACCCCTGAAATTGTAACAGGATTAAAGACTGTGGACGACGTCTTCAAGCATTTTCAGCCTTCAGTAAGTGTACAGCACGAAACAGAAGATGGCAGTGCCGTGGAAGAAGAATTCCGTTTTCAAAATCTTGCGGACTTCACTCCCAAAAATCTTACTCAGAAATCAAATTATTTGCAACAGCTTAGTATGGAGCAGGAACAATATAATAAAATTGTTCGCCAGCTAAAAACAAATAAAATTTTGCGTAACATGCTGGAAAACGAGCAGACAAGAGCTGCTTTTGTGGAAGTATTGAAAGAAGTGGCCCAAGAACTTGAAAAATAA
- a CDS encoding M13 family metallopeptidase translates to MKKLNIGILAFTGVVFLNSCGTAKTAETTTKAETTATTTQPAKEDVKEEGINLSYMDKSVRPQDDFFSYVNGNWVKTTQIPSDKASWGSFNALRENVDDASLDILNKILSEKYSNGSEGQKIQNLYASFMDVNKRNADGLAPIKGDLAKIDAIKNLNDLQKYLLEATRLGDNSFYGWRVGADMKNSKMNAVYLGGPDLGLGRDYYQKVNEANTKTLGEYTNYVGKLFGVLGYKNSAQSAENVVAFEKQLANYLLTLEQNRDANLRYNPKNMSELSGLVKNINLPKYLADAGVKTDKVIVGELKYYQNMDQFLTQKNLPLLKDYLKYHVINGNASNLDASLEQIRFDFYSKYLQGQKEQRPMDKRALSLVNSVLGEAFGKLYVEKYFTPEAKQQMETYIDYLLKSFKTHINEMDWMSPETKVKAQEKLSKFSVKIAYPDKWKDYTALKVEAPAQGATLYSNLQNVSAWQYQRNLEKVGKPVDKTEWGMTPQTVNAYYSGSNNEIVFPAAILQPPFYNPNADAAVNFGGIGAVIGHEISHGFDDSGSRFDGDGNLNNWWTDADRKNFDAKVGQLATQYNTYEPVKGSFVNGKFTSGENIGDLGGVAVAYDALQMYLKDHGNPGLISGFTQDQRFFMSWATVWRTKSTDQYMVNQVKTDPHSPGYFRAFGPLVNQDAFIKAFDIKPGDKLYKAPQDRIKIW, encoded by the coding sequence ATGAAAAAGCTAAATATTGGGATACTAGCCTTCACGGGTGTGGTATTTTTAAATTCGTGTGGTACTGCCAAAACTGCAGAAACAACAACTAAAGCAGAAACAACAGCTACCACTACACAACCTGCAAAGGAAGATGTGAAAGAAGAAGGTATTAATTTATCCTACATGGATAAAAGTGTTCGTCCGCAGGATGACTTCTTTAGCTATGTGAACGGAAATTGGGTGAAAACTACTCAGATACCATCTGACAAAGCAAGCTGGGGATCTTTCAATGCATTGAGAGAGAATGTAGATGATGCTTCTCTGGATATTTTAAATAAAATTTTATCCGAAAAATATTCTAATGGTTCAGAAGGACAAAAGATTCAAAACTTGTACGCATCGTTTATGGATGTAAACAAAAGAAATGCTGATGGCCTTGCTCCTATAAAAGGAGATTTAGCTAAAATTGATGCTATTAAAAACCTTAATGATTTACAGAAATATCTTTTAGAAGCGACCAGATTAGGAGATAATTCTTTCTATGGATGGAGAGTAGGAGCAGATATGAAGAATTCTAAAATGAATGCTGTCTATCTTGGAGGTCCTGATCTTGGCTTAGGAAGAGATTACTATCAGAAAGTTAATGAAGCCAACACTAAAACGCTAGGTGAGTATACCAACTATGTTGGAAAACTGTTTGGAGTTTTAGGGTATAAAAACTCTGCTCAGTCCGCTGAGAATGTAGTCGCTTTTGAGAAACAATTGGCTAACTACCTTTTGACGCTGGAGCAAAACAGAGATGCCAACTTGAGATACAATCCGAAAAATATGTCTGAATTATCAGGATTGGTTAAAAATATCAACTTACCAAAATACTTAGCTGATGCTGGTGTAAAAACAGATAAAGTAATTGTTGGGGAATTGAAGTATTATCAGAATATGGATCAGTTCCTGACTCAGAAGAATCTTCCTTTACTTAAGGACTATTTAAAATACCATGTTATTAACGGGAATGCAAGCAATCTGGATGCAAGCTTGGAGCAGATCCGTTTTGACTTCTATTCAAAATATCTTCAGGGACAAAAAGAACAGAGACCAATGGATAAGAGAGCTTTGAGTCTTGTTAATAGTGTTTTAGGAGAAGCTTTCGGGAAACTGTATGTTGAAAAATATTTTACTCCTGAAGCCAAGCAACAGATGGAAACATACATTGATTATCTGCTAAAATCATTCAAGACCCATATTAATGAAATGGATTGGATGTCTCCGGAAACAAAAGTGAAAGCTCAGGAGAAATTGTCTAAATTCAGTGTAAAAATTGCTTATCCTGATAAATGGAAAGACTATACGGCATTAAAAGTAGAAGCTCCTGCTCAAGGTGCTACCTTATATTCTAACTTACAGAATGTTTCAGCTTGGCAGTATCAGAGAAATCTGGAAAAAGTTGGAAAACCGGTTGATAAAACAGAATGGGGAATGACTCCACAAACGGTGAATGCTTACTATAGTGGTTCGAATAATGAAATCGTATTCCCTGCGGCTATTCTTCAACCTCCTTTCTATAATCCTAATGCTGACGCAGCTGTTAACTTTGGAGGAATTGGTGCGGTGATCGGACACGAAATTTCTCATGGTTTTGATGATAGTGGTTCGCGTTTCGATGGTGACGGTAATCTTAACAACTGGTGGACGGATGCAGACCGTAAGAACTTTGATGCGAAGGTGGGTCAGCTGGCAACGCAATATAATACATATGAGCCGGTAAAAGGAAGCTTTGTGAATGGTAAATTTACTAGTGGGGAAAATATCGGTGATTTAGGTGGAGTAGCTGTTGCATACGATGCATTGCAAATGTACCTTAAGGATCATGGAAATCCGGGATTAATCAGTGGATTTACACAAGACCAAAGATTCTTTATGAGCTGGGCGACAGTTTGGAGAACTAAATCTACTGACCAGTATATGGTAAATCAGGTAAAGACAGATCCGCACTCGCCGGGGTATTTCAGAGCATTTGGACCTTTGGTTAATCAGGATGCCTTTATTAAAGCATTTGATATAAAGCCTGGAGATAAGCTATACAAAGCACCTCAGGACAGAATAAAAATTTGGTAA
- a CDS encoding M13 family metallopeptidase has protein sequence MKKLTLSLFLLAGICSQNTVNAQAKTTKTVMNTTDKGLDLSLMDKSVRPQDDFYNYVSGTWMKTAKIPADKPTWGSFNKLADDTDNNSMTILNSLLKDKFADGSEGKKIQDLYATYMNMQKRNADGIKPIQENLTKIDAIKNLTDLQNYLTSVTKEGENTLYGWGIDADLKDSKMNAVYLGDASLGLGRDYYQKVNEKNTEALAEYQKYVASMLKELGYKNADQAAKGIVDYEKSVAQTYLTNEQIRDSNLQYNPKTMAELSALVKNVDLPAYLKKVGVNTDKVIIGEIGYYKNFDKLVSAQNLPIIKDYLKFHLISGSASYLSENLGNMKFAFYGKYLRGQQEQRALNKRGYELINSSLGEAFGKLYVEKYFPAEAKAQMVELIDYLKKSFVVHINNLAWMSSVTKEKALNKLNKFTVKVAYPDKWKDYSKLTITPEAKGGTLYQNLQNVSEWQYNKDLAKIGKPVDKSEWGMTPQTVNAYYNPVNNEIVFPAAILQPPFFNPKADAAVNFGGIGAVIGHEMSHGFDDSGAQFDADGNLVDWWTPEDKANFEKATKALASQYDKYEPVKGTFVNGTFTNGENIADLGGVNIAYDALQMYLKDKGNPGVISGFTQDQRFFLSWATVWRTLSSEKYMINQVKTDPHSPGYFRSFGPLTNVDAFYKAFDVKQGDKLYKAPQDRIKIW, from the coding sequence ATGAAAAAACTAACGCTTTCTTTGTTTTTATTAGCAGGAATTTGTTCACAAAATACGGTGAACGCTCAGGCTAAAACAACCAAAACAGTAATGAATACAACAGATAAAGGTTTAGACCTTAGCCTGATGGATAAATCTGTACGTCCACAGGATGATTTTTATAACTACGTGAGTGGAACGTGGATGAAAACAGCTAAAATTCCGGCTGATAAACCAACTTGGGGAAGTTTCAACAAATTGGCTGATGATACAGACAATAATTCAATGACAATTTTAAATTCGCTTCTAAAAGACAAGTTTGCAGATGGAAGCGAAGGGAAAAAGATCCAGGATTTGTATGCTACATACATGAATATGCAAAAGAGAAATGCAGACGGTATCAAGCCTATTCAGGAAAACCTGACTAAAATTGACGCGATCAAAAACCTGACTGACCTGCAAAACTACCTTACTTCCGTAACGAAAGAAGGAGAAAATACATTATACGGTTGGGGAATAGATGCTGATCTTAAAGACTCTAAAATGAATGCCGTATACCTTGGTGATGCTTCATTAGGATTGGGAAGAGATTACTATCAAAAGGTTAATGAAAAGAATACAGAAGCTCTTGCGGAATATCAGAAGTATGTAGCTTCTATGCTGAAAGAATTAGGGTATAAAAATGCTGATCAAGCAGCAAAAGGAATTGTAGATTATGAGAAAAGTGTTGCTCAGACTTATCTGACCAATGAGCAGATCCGTGATTCAAACCTTCAGTATAATCCTAAAACAATGGCAGAACTTTCTGCTTTGGTGAAAAATGTTGATCTGCCTGCTTATTTGAAAAAAGTAGGAGTGAATACGGATAAGGTGATCATCGGAGAAATTGGATATTATAAAAACTTCGATAAATTGGTGAGTGCTCAGAACCTTCCAATAATTAAAGATTATCTGAAGTTCCACCTGATTAGTGGAAGTGCATCTTATCTGAGTGAAAATCTTGGAAACATGAAATTTGCTTTCTATGGTAAATATTTGAGAGGTCAGCAGGAACAAAGAGCATTGAATAAAAGAGGATATGAGTTGATCAACAGTTCTCTAGGAGAAGCTTTTGGAAAATTATATGTTGAAAAGTATTTCCCTGCAGAAGCTAAAGCTCAGATGGTCGAACTAATCGATTACTTAAAGAAAAGTTTTGTTGTTCACATCAATAATTTAGCCTGGATGTCTTCTGTAACCAAGGAAAAAGCATTGAATAAGTTGAATAAATTCACTGTAAAAGTTGCTTATCCGGACAAATGGAAAGATTATTCTAAATTAACAATCACTCCTGAAGCAAAAGGAGGAACTTTATATCAAAACCTTCAGAATGTTTCGGAATGGCAATACAATAAAGATTTAGCAAAAATCGGAAAACCGGTGGATAAATCAGAATGGGGAATGACTCCACAGACGGTAAATGCTTATTATAATCCGGTAAACAATGAGATTGTATTCCCTGCAGCGATCCTTCAACCTCCGTTCTTCAACCCTAAGGCAGACGCGGCAGTTAATTTTGGTGGGATCGGAGCAGTAATCGGTCACGAAATGAGCCACGGATTTGATGATTCAGGTGCTCAGTTTGACGCCGATGGTAATCTGGTAGACTGGTGGACTCCTGAAGATAAGGCTAATTTCGAAAAAGCAACCAAAGCCCTTGCTTCTCAGTATGATAAATATGAGCCTGTAAAAGGAACGTTCGTTAACGGAACTTTCACAAACGGGGAAAATATTGCCGATCTGGGAGGAGTAAATATCGCTTACGATGCATTGCAAATGTATCTGAAAGATAAAGGAAACCCTGGAGTTATCAGTGGATTTACACAAGATCAAAGATTCTTCTTAAGCTGGGCTACAGTTTGGAGAACATTGTCAAGTGAGAAATATATGATTAACCAGGTGAAAACAGATCCGCATTCTCCTGGATATTTCAGAAGTTTCGGTCCTTTAACCAACGTTGATGCATTCTACAAAGCATTCGATGTAAAACAGGGAGATAAATTATACAAAGCTCCTCAGGACAGAATCAAAATCTGGTAA
- a CDS encoding polysaccharide deacetylase family protein has translation MENSKQVFQTTNKKRWRNVQWGSRVFIFVGVLLILALGVMMKLDKSPKIPFHEDYKAVITAGKPYLQENKISKEYKGFRNFISEKTIHTSLAKIEKARAERLKNQNKNWSQFPGGIRSAFYVAWDAQSLMSLKRNIKHVNLVFPEWFFLDPKTGDLRTNIDPEGYKVIKRTGVAAMPILSNNFDREFRSEGLGKVLKDPKKRTQLIRKITQECVKFHFKGINIDFEEMNLDSDVDLIAFMKELSETFKQNSLLVTMDIMTDNDDYNIQNLDPYVDYFVLMAYDEYSASGDAGPISSQKWIEAQTGKILQKTSANKIILGLGAYGYDWSSNPDDNVSVSYMQAITKASASKANMNFDDNTFNLNYSYKDFKNNMHTVFFNDAASIFNTMRFSSEYPLAGTALWRLGSEDSRIWNFYDKDLTFAGLPKLDLKKLENVKGQTMVDYIGDGEVLDVLNTPHDGKIALEIDPKEKIITDENYITYPSSYEVKKYGQAPQKELVLTFDDGPDETYTPQVLDILSKYHVPAAFFLIGLNAEKNLPLVKRIYREGHEIGNHTFTHENVAKVSPERALLELKLTRLLFECITGHSTILFRAPYNADSEPTTSEEIIPVALARQQNYLDIGESIDPEDWQPGIKADEIVKRVLQGVKQEKGNIILLHDAGGDTREETIKALKVLIPTLQKQGYHFTNLASILHKSKNELMPAVPKTKSYYIMQLNLVLATVIYGVSHFLVALFTIFIALGLIRLLLMAYWAFRERKKEKKLSGFPVLENYPKVSVIVPAYNEEVNIVSSLNNLLKQTYPNFDVIMVDDGSKDSTYEKAMAAFSNHPKLKIFTKVNGGKATALNFGISQTDAEYVVCIDADTKLEQDAVKHLIGRFLNADPSEKIAAVAGNVKVGNQVNWLTKWQAIEYTTSQNFDRLAYAHINAITVIPGAIGAFRKSVIDEVGGYSSDTLAEDCDVTVKILREGYTVANENRAVAVTEAPETVKQFLKQRFRWTYGIMQMFWKQRQTFLNPKYKGLGLWAMPNILLFQYIIPFFSPLADLIMFFGILSGNGEKIFVYYLLFLLVDASLAIIAFMMQKEKLINLIYVIPQRFGYRWLMYIVLFRSLRKALKGEMQSWGFLKRTGNVKEIVTT, from the coding sequence GTGGAAAATTCAAAACAGGTTTTTCAAACGACTAATAAAAAGCGTTGGAGAAATGTGCAGTGGGGATCTCGTGTTTTTATCTTCGTTGGCGTATTGCTGATTCTGGCATTAGGCGTAATGATGAAGCTGGATAAAAGTCCCAAAATACCTTTTCATGAAGACTATAAAGCTGTCATTACAGCAGGAAAACCATATCTTCAGGAGAACAAAATTTCAAAAGAATATAAAGGATTCAGAAACTTTATTTCTGAAAAAACAATACATACCAGCCTTGCTAAAATAGAAAAAGCAAGAGCAGAAAGGCTTAAAAATCAGAATAAAAACTGGTCCCAGTTTCCCGGGGGGATTCGTTCGGCATTTTATGTTGCCTGGGATGCCCAGTCTTTAATGTCTCTGAAAAGAAATATCAAGCATGTGAATCTGGTTTTTCCGGAATGGTTTTTCCTTGATCCTAAAACGGGAGATTTGAGAACAAACATTGATCCCGAGGGTTATAAAGTGATTAAACGGACGGGTGTTGCAGCAATGCCTATCCTTAGTAATAATTTTGATCGCGAGTTCCGGTCTGAAGGACTGGGGAAAGTTTTAAAAGATCCGAAGAAAAGAACACAACTTATCCGGAAAATCACCCAGGAATGTGTGAAATTTCATTTCAAGGGAATTAATATTGACTTTGAGGAAATGAATCTGGATTCGGATGTAGACCTTATTGCCTTTATGAAAGAGCTTTCCGAAACATTTAAGCAAAATAGTTTATTGGTTACGATGGATATTATGACGGATAATGATGATTACAATATCCAGAATTTAGATCCATATGTAGATTATTTTGTACTGATGGCTTATGATGAGTACTCTGCGTCCGGAGATGCAGGCCCCATCTCTTCTCAAAAATGGATTGAAGCTCAGACCGGAAAAATTTTACAAAAAACATCAGCCAACAAAATTATTTTAGGACTAGGTGCTTATGGTTATGACTGGAGTTCCAACCCGGATGATAATGTTTCCGTTTCTTATATGCAGGCGATTACAAAAGCGAGTGCAAGTAAGGCTAATATGAATTTTGACGATAATACTTTTAATCTCAATTATTCATATAAGGACTTTAAAAATAATATGCATACTGTATTTTTCAATGATGCAGCTTCTATTTTCAATACCATGCGTTTTTCGTCAGAATATCCGTTGGCAGGAACTGCACTTTGGAGATTGGGAAGCGAAGACAGCAGAATCTGGAATTTCTACGATAAAGACCTCACCTTTGCAGGCTTACCTAAACTGGATTTAAAAAAGCTGGAAAATGTAAAAGGGCAAACTATGGTAGATTATATCGGAGATGGAGAAGTATTAGACGTGCTGAATACTCCCCATGATGGAAAAATAGCTTTGGAAATAGATCCGAAAGAAAAGATTATTACAGATGAAAATTATATAACGTATCCAAGCTCTTATGAGGTGAAAAAATATGGGCAAGCTCCGCAAAAAGAGTTGGTTTTAACTTTTGATGACGGGCCAGATGAAACCTATACACCCCAGGTTCTGGATATACTGTCAAAATATCATGTTCCGGCAGCTTTCTTTTTAATAGGTTTAAATGCGGAAAAGAATCTTCCCCTGGTAAAACGGATTTACAGGGAAGGTCACGAAATCGGAAATCACACGTTTACCCATGAAAATGTTGCAAAAGTAAGCCCGGAAAGAGCATTGCTGGAATTAAAACTCACAAGATTATTATTTGAATGCATCACCGGACACAGTACAATTTTGTTCCGTGCCCCATATAATGCGGATTCCGAACCTACGACATCGGAAGAGATTATTCCTGTAGCTTTAGCAAGACAGCAGAATTACCTGGATATTGGAGAAAGTATAGACCCTGAAGACTGGCAACCGGGAATAAAAGCAGATGAAATAGTAAAACGTGTTTTGCAGGGAGTAAAACAGGAGAAGGGAAATATTATTCTGCTTCATGATGCAGGAGGAGATACCCGCGAAGAAACTATAAAAGCACTTAAGGTTTTAATTCCTACATTGCAGAAACAAGGATATCACTTTACCAATCTGGCCAGTATTTTACATAAAAGTAAAAATGAACTTATGCCGGCAGTTCCTAAAACCAAGTCATATTATATTATGCAGCTTAATCTGGTTTTAGCTACAGTGATCTATGGAGTAAGCCATTTCCTTGTTGCATTATTTACCATTTTTATTGCATTGGGTCTGATAAGATTGCTTTTAATGGCTTATTGGGCTTTCAGGGAAAGAAAAAAAGAGAAGAAGTTGAGCGGATTTCCTGTTTTGGAAAACTATCCTAAAGTTTCTGTTATTGTTCCTGCTTATAATGAGGAAGTCAATATTGTGTCTTCCCTGAATAATCTACTAAAACAAACGTATCCGAATTTTGATGTGATCATGGTGGATGACGGAAGCAAAGATTCAACATATGAAAAGGCTATGGCTGCATTTTCCAACCATCCGAAATTGAAAATTTTCACCAAAGTGAATGGCGGGAAAGCAACAGCCTTAAATTTCGGGATTTCACAGACTGATGCAGAATATGTTGTTTGTATTGATGCAGATACAAAACTTGAGCAGGATGCTGTAAAGCATCTTATCGGAAGATTTTTAAATGCCGACCCTTCCGAAAAAATTGCTGCAGTAGCAGGTAATGTAAAAGTAGGGAATCAGGTTAACTGGCTTACAAAATGGCAGGCGATAGAATATACAACCAGTCAGAATTTTGATAGATTGGCGTATGCTCATATTAATGCCATAACTGTTATTCCAGGGGCTATAGGCGCTTTTAGAAAGTCGGTCATTGATGAGGTTGGCGGCTATTCTTCCGATACTTTGGCTGAAGACTGTGATGTTACAGTGAAAATTTTAAGAGAAGGATATACGGTGGCTAATGAAAACAGAGCCGTAGCTGTAACGGAAGCTCCGGAGACTGTGAAACAGTTTTTAAAACAGCGTTTCAGATGGACTTACGGAATTATGCAGATGTTCTGGAAGCAGAGACAAACGTTTTTAAATCCAAAATATAAAGGATTGGGACTTTGGGCGATGCCGAATATTTTATTATTCCAATATATTATTCCGTTTTTCTCGCCTCTTGCCGATTTGATTATGTTTTTTGGAATCCTGTCAGGGAACGGAGAAAAAATATTTGTTTACTATCTGTTATTCCTGCTGGTAGATGCTTCACTGGCGATCATTGCGTTTATGATGCAAAAAGAAAAGTTGATCAATTTGATCTACGTCATTCCGCAAAGGTTTGGTTACAGATGGTTGATGTACATCGTATTATTCAGAAGCTTGCGAAAAGCTTTAAAAGGTGAAATGCAGTCCTGGGGGTTCTTAAAAAGAACAGGGAATGTGAAAGAAATAGTAACCACTTGA
- a CDS encoding CinA family nicotinamide mononucleotide deamidase-related protein: MENAVLITIGDEILSGNTVDTNSNFIATELKNIGIKVLQIFTISDEIETIKETLKSAFEIGDLVITTGGLGPTRDDKTKKALAEFFDDEIALDDVTFEHLKSYMEKRGRSEILERNKEQAFVPTKSTVFQNHYGTAPCMMMEQNGQLSFSLPGVPYEVKPLVKDQIIPYLKNKFALHYICTRIVSVVGIPESVLADIIEDWELALPENLALSYLPIGTRVKLRLTASGDDESVLKQQLEEEIQKLFPLVGEHIIATTEDKIEKILGELLTERKLTISTAESCTGGELAKMITSNSGSSKYFLGGIIPYATEKKVEILKVSQKTVDEFTVVSEQVAQEMAKGCQQLFDTRISLSTTGVAGPGKGEDGKEIGTVFYTIRVNDQDKTFKLYMPHLDRHDFMHFVSQKIIQDLVSILVNIQ; this comes from the coding sequence ATGGAAAACGCTGTTCTGATTACTATTGGAGATGAAATCCTTTCCGGAAATACCGTGGATACGAATTCTAACTTTATTGCGACCGAACTCAAAAACATAGGGATAAAAGTTTTACAAATTTTTACGATTTCAGATGAAATTGAAACGATTAAGGAAACCCTCAAATCTGCCTTTGAAATTGGAGATCTGGTCATTACTACTGGTGGTTTAGGACCTACACGTGACGATAAGACCAAAAAAGCTCTTGCTGAGTTTTTTGATGATGAGATTGCTTTGGATGATGTTACTTTTGAGCATTTGAAAAGCTATATGGAGAAAAGAGGGCGATCTGAAATATTGGAAAGAAACAAAGAGCAGGCTTTTGTTCCCACAAAATCGACTGTTTTCCAGAATCATTATGGAACGGCACCATGTATGATGATGGAACAAAACGGACAATTATCGTTCAGCCTTCCTGGAGTACCCTATGAAGTAAAGCCGTTGGTTAAAGATCAGATCATTCCTTATCTGAAAAACAAATTTGCCCTTCATTATATTTGTACCAGAATTGTTTCCGTTGTTGGTATTCCTGAAAGTGTCTTAGCAGATATTATTGAAGATTGGGAGCTCGCCCTTCCTGAAAATCTTGCTTTATCTTATCTTCCTATAGGAACCCGTGTGAAATTGAGATTGACAGCATCCGGTGATGACGAGTCTGTACTGAAACAGCAGCTGGAAGAGGAAATACAAAAGTTATTTCCTTTGGTAGGAGAGCATATTATTGCCACTACGGAAGACAAAATTGAAAAAATACTGGGTGAGCTTTTAACAGAAAGAAAGCTGACCATCTCTACTGCTGAAAGTTGTACCGGCGGAGAACTGGCTAAAATGATCACTTCTAATTCAGGAAGCTCCAAATACTTTTTAGGAGGAATTATCCCTTATGCTACAGAAAAAAAAGTAGAAATTCTAAAAGTTTCTCAAAAAACAGTAGATGAATTTACCGTGGTGAGTGAGCAGGTTGCTCAGGAAATGGCGAAAGGTTGTCAACAATTATTTGATACCCGTATTTCGCTATCTACGACTGGAGTTGCCGGTCCTGGAAAAGGAGAAGACGGTAAGGAAATAGGCACTGTTTTCTATACTATTAGAGTCAACGATCAGGATAAAACATTTAAATTGTACATGCCTCATTTGGATCGACATGATTTTATGCATTTTGTGTCTCAGAAAATTATTCAGGATTTAGTTAGTATTTTGGTAAATATTCAATAA